The sequence AACAACTCCAGTAGCCGAATCAAGTGAGGATGTTTACAGCTTGCTATTCGCTTGGCCTCAGTTGCAAAGGCCTTACGCAGCAACATAAAGTCAGGCTGTTGCTTCAGACTGTCGTTGAGTTTAACAATCACCACAGGCTGATCAAAGCCAACACAGATTGCTCGATAGCTCGTGTATAAGCTACCTTGCCCCAGCAACTGCTGAAGTATGTACTTGCCGTTATGGAGACTGTTAGCTAGGGACGAACTCATCAATTCATTCCAATGCGTTATCCATCACTTGATGCAGCAAAGCTACCGCGTAGGCAGCAATTC comes from Cyanobacteriota bacterium and encodes:
- a CDS encoding protein kinase, which codes for MSSSLANSLHNGKYILQQLLGQGSLYTSYRAICVGFDQPVVIVKLNDSLKQQPDFMLLRKAFATEAKRIASCKHPHLIRLLELFLDNGILYLVMEYIPGQSLTNIVRTAGALTVPQALRYIRQAGSALSAMHQRSILHRNLT